DNA from Pirellulales bacterium:
TTTCCCTGTAACGTTTCGTCAATGAGTTGCAGGTCGTCGTTCACCGTAACTCCACACATTGGACGCCGCGAAAGCGGGGAAAGTTCCCCCCGAAAACACTGCGTTTTACCCAGCAAATCGGAAGAGCCGGAGCAAATCATCATGGGCGTTTTCGCGGGAATGTCAAACAAGTTACGACGAGTTTTATACGGATATACGCAAACTAAGGGCCAAAAAGAATTCTTCCCGCAGAGAAAAAATCGCTTGCAAGACCGGAAGTTCTCTGCTACTATAAAACCAAATCTAAGAAACCAAATGTCGCCGAGGCGGCGGAACGACCAATGACCAAGCACCAATGACCAATGTTTGAATGAAATATCATTGGTCATTGGGATTTCGTCATTCGACATTGATGTGTTTTCCAATTCGGGAGGAGTGAGCATGGCCAGGCCGCGTGCCAAAGAATTGACCGAGCGTGAACTGGAAGTCATGCAGGTGTTTTGGAAACACGGCGAGCTGGATGCCGTCGAAGCCCGCGAGCAATTGGCCGCCGCCGGGTTGGATCGGGCCTACACCACCATTGCCACGCTGGTGCGGATTTTGGTGGAAAAGGGATTTTTGAAGCAATTGCCCGGCGAGCGGCCGTTTCGCTTTCGGCCTACGCGCTCGCAGGAAGAAGTCTCGGGCCGCATGTTGGCCGACGTTGTCGAGCGGTTGTTCCAAGGCTCGCGCGAGCAGTTGTTGGTACAACTGCTGAAACAAAAAAAGCTGACCGTCAAAGAGCGGATTATGCTGCAAGAAATTTTGAAGGAGCATCAATCATGAACCCTATTACCGCGGCGATTGTTTGGATGATCATCCAAGTCTTGCTGTTCTCGCTGATTGGCGGAGCCGCGTTTGTGCTGCTGCGGCGTCGCGGACCCAGCGCGGCAGTGGCTTGTGCCGCAATGGTGTTGGCGCTGACATTGCCGCTGGTGTTGTTGTTGGCCAGTCCTTGGCCGCGATGGATTGAAAAAGCCGAAGTCCGAAATCCGAAAGTCGAAACCAATTCAAAAATCGAAGACCAAAACACGATGGATCTGGGCGATCGCTCCAGCCTGCCGACAAAGGGAGAGGGAGTAAATGCCGCCAAGGGGTCCGTGCTCTCGACCGCGGCAGCTTGGTGGCAAACGGCGACGCAGTGGTTGCAGCCGGGCGCCAATTTTGCCTCTGCAGATAGCGCTCCGCCGCAAGCGGTCTGGACTCAATGGATTCCGTGGATGCTGGCGGCGGGAATCGGATTGGGTTTGGCGCGATTGGCGGCCGGCGTGTGGGCGGTGGGCAGGTTACGCAGCCGGTCACGGCCGATTGATGATCCGACATTGACCGCGCTGCTTCGGCAACTGGCGGTGGAATTGAATGCGCCGCCGGTTGCGTTATGTCAGACAGACCAACTGCGCTCGGCGGCGACCATCGGCTGGCGGCGGCCCGTGTTGCTGTTGCCTGCTGATTGGCCACAGTGGACCGAAACGGAGCGGCGCGTCGTGTTGGCCCATGAGTTGGCCCACGTGGCGCGGCGAGATTATTTGACGGCGCTGTTGGCCCGGCTGGTGTCGGCGATTCATTTTTATCAGCCGTTGGTGTTGTGGTTGGGCCGGCAGTTGCGGATTCAGCAAGAATTGGCCGCCGACGCGCAGGCGGCGGCGCTGGCCGGCGACCGGCAAACGTATTTAGCCACGCTGGCGCAACTGGCGCTACGCGCCGATGACCAGCCGTTGCCGTGGGCAGCTCGGGCGTTTTTGCCGGGCACCAGCATGCTGATTAAGCGTGTGGCGTGGCTGAAGCGTGGGCAAGATCGAAAAGTCGAAAAGTCGCTGAGTCGAAGTGGCAAATGCATTTTGGCGGGAGTGTTTGTGGCGATGGCGGTTGGCGTGGCCGGAATTCGCGGACCGCAAGAGACGGGATCAATGGTGGCGGTGGCGGCGGGGTCAGAGGACGCTAAGCCGCAAGCGGATGGGAAGTCGGATGAAGCCAAACAAGCTGAGAAGAAAAAAGATAATGGCCCGGCGTGGGATGTTTCGAATCCGCAGCCGGCGGCGCTGCGCACATTTCAATTTGTGCCGGCCGAT
Protein-coding regions in this window:
- a CDS encoding BlaI/MecI/CopY family transcriptional regulator — translated: MARPRAKELTERELEVMQVFWKHGELDAVEAREQLAAAGLDRAYTTIATLVRILVEKGFLKQLPGERPFRFRPTRSQEEVSGRMLADVVERLFQGSREQLLVQLLKQKKLTVKERIMLQEILKEHQS